In the genome of Paraburkholderia azotifigens, the window GCCAGCAGATCCTGCTTGCGCCTGCTCAACAGCATCAATTCCGTCCGGATGATCGTGCGCGCCTGCTCCAGCCACGGCGCACTCAGGATGCCATCGACCATGCACTCGACGCGGTCGAGTTCGGACAGGCGTCCTCTAAGATCCGCGCTGACGTTGATGATTTCCGCGAGTACATCGTCGACAGCTTTGTTCATACCGTCGGTCTCCCGTGAGCGCTGCCATTACAGTCGACGATGACGTCCCGTTCCAGCGAGCCAAAGCGCGACGTTGATCGCATATCGATGCGCGTCCTGCAAGGCTTCCGGCTGCGTCTGCATGCTGTTTCCCGGCGGCTCTGAAACAAAGCTCGGGCAACCCGTTTCAGCGTCCCAGTTGTAGTCGGCGAAATGATGAAAAGTACTCTGCGCGATGGCGGGACCGCCATGGCTAGACGGCTCGAAGGCAACGGCGAGATTGAAGATCTTGCCCGTCGTTTTGCTTTTGCCTCGAGCAATCACGCGAGCCGATTCGCCCTCAGGTGCACCAACGGCGCCTTCATGCGGATGCGCAGGCAAAAAGCGGATCGTGCCCGTTGGCGAGCCGGCATTCTGCAAAACAGGATGCGTGGGCGCGACGACGGCCACTTCCTGACAATCGCCATTCGCACCCGAGTGGAAGTTGGGCCACGAAATGTGTGGGGAAAACGGATCGTCGCAAACGCACTGGGATTCGTCAGGATGGACGTTGCGCGTATGGAAGTGATGCGCCTTGCCCACGCCGCCCAGGCTGCACAGCGAACTGCCCACATCCATGTGGTCTCGCGTGACGAGCAGGCCTCGCCCTGCCTGCCGGAAGCGCGAAATGCCGGCGCAGTCTTCGGCCGTCAGTCCGTCGCCCTCATCGACGGCAAAGAGCCAGCACTCGTCGAAGTCGGTTTCGTCGAGACGGGAAAGGATCGGATCAGGACGGCCGCGTTCTTCGCGGTCGCGGGCGACGACATCGAACGAGAAACGCGCTTCCGGGTCGTGATAGTCACGCAGAAGTTCTGCGAGACGGCTGAAGCGCGCAATCGACCAGTCGTCGGCGATAGATGGAATGGTCGTTTGTAGCAGAACCTTGATGGTGTGCATGATGATCCAGCGAACGGTAGTCGTGGTGAAGGATGGCCTCCGGGTGTCGTCTGGTCGGCGAACGCGGAACCGGCTCTTGCATATGAGCGGCATGGCGTCCGATCCGCCACGGTACCGTCAGGGCGAGTCTCGCCCTGCCCTCCATCGCGGCACGATGGCGTAGTCGCGATGGCCTCGATGTACGCTGCGCTCATTGAAGCATGAAGTCATCGTAGCCGCGCGCACGCGGGCGCGCTAGGCGCGCTACCCGATACACGGTGTTGTCTTTCAGGCACCGATCAGGTTGCGCAACGATTACGCACCCGTTTCGCCACGCGCCACGGCGACAATCTGTTTCGTGAAGCGGGGATCGTCGGCGGCGATGTCGGCCGACAATCGCGCCTTCACTTCCTGCAACAGCCAGCCGTTGCCGTCCGGGTCGCGGAAGGATGCCCGATACGGTCGTATGGCGGTGCAATGCGTTCGTTGCTGCTACAAGTACTCGACGTTCCCATCGACGCTGATCGCCTGCCCCGTAATATTGCTGCCCGCAGGCGACGCGAGGAACAGCGTCATCGCGGCGATGTCGTCGACGGTGACCATGCGGCGCAACGAGATCTTCTTGAGGTACTCGTCGCGCATCGCATCGAACGAAATACCGAGTGCGTCAGCGCGAGCGGCAATCACGCGATTCATCCGCTCGCCTTCGACGACACCCGGCAGAATCGCATTCACGCGGATATTGCTCGGCCCGAGTTCGGCGGCCAGCGATTTCACCATCCCGACGATCGCCCATTTTGTCGACGCATACGGCGTTCGAAACGGATAGCCGAGACGCCCCGCAACCGACGACATCGAAATGATGCTCGCGCACTCCGACGTCTCCTTGAGCACGGGCACGGCCTTGCGCAAGAAATAGAACTGGCTGTTCAAATTGGTGGCAACCGTGCTTTCCCACTGCGCAGGATCGAGATCCTCAACCGCGCCCGTCGGTCCCGCGATGCCCGCGTTATTGACGAGCACATCGAGGCCACCGAGTTTCTGCCGTGCGTCGTCGATCACGGCATCGACCTGCGCCCGGTCCGATACGTCGGCGATACCGGCATGCAGATCGGGCAAGCGCGATCGCACGCTGTCGACAGCCGCCGCGTTCACGTCGCAGATATAGACCCTGGCCTGCGCCTGCACGAAGGCTTCGGCGATTGCCGCGCCAATGCCCGCCGCACCCGCCGACACGAATACGCGCAGCCCGGCTGCCGGTTTCAAAAGATCGATGATGTTCATGCTGTTGTCTCTTTCATGTTTGCAAACGGATCACGGCGTCAGTCCGGCCGTCGCCTCGGCATGCGCCTCGCCGCGAATCGCCCTTGCCAGCAGCGGCACCAGCGCGAGGCCGAGCACGGCGGCCACGACGATCACCGTGAAGCCTGCATCGCTGCGGCCCGTCGACGTCTCCGCCATCCCGAACAGATACGGCCCCACGAAGCCGCCAATCAACCCGATCGTATTGATGAACGCGAGACCGGCGGCGGCCTGAATGCCTTGCAGGCGCTTCATCGCGATGGCCCAGTAGGAAGGCAGCACGCCGCCGCCGAAGAACGCCGTCACTGTGAGAAGGCCGATGCGCGCCGCGGGGCTCGTCACGGCAAGATACGCGCATGCGCCCACGACCAGCCCTGCCGTCAGCACGCCGAGAAACACGCAGTCGTTGTCGATGCGCCGATGGATACGCGGCAGAACGAGCACGCCGAGCAGAAAGCCGAGTCCGACGCTGGCAGCGAGCAATCCGACGAGCAGCGGCGCATCGACATGCATCTGATGAACAATAGAAGGCGCAAAAAAGTACAGCCCGACGAACGCCACCTGATTCAGAAAATAGATCAGGCCAATCAGCACCGTAGTGGGCCGCCTGAGCGCGGCAAGCCAGTTCGCCGACGAATACCCGGCCCGTCCGTGCATATCGATTACAGCCTGCTTTTCCAGTACTTCGCGTTCTTCCGCCGACAGCCAGCGCGCGTCGCGCGGCCGCTCCGGCATCGCGAAGAACAGCACGATGCCGACGATCACACTCGGAATGCCTTCCAGCATGAACATCCATTGCCAGCCGTGCAATCCGCCAAAGCCGTCCATCTGCATCAGCGCGCCGCCCAGCGGATTACCGAGCATCAGTGCGAGCGCCGGCGCGATGTAGATCCAGCCGACCACGACGGGCCGGTCATGCGGCGCGAACCAGAGCGTCACCATGTACATCAGCGCGGGAAACAGCCCGGCTTCCGCGATGCCCAGCAGCACGCGCAATGCGTAGAACGACGACGGACCCTGCACGAACATCATCGCCGTCGAGAGAATGCCCCACGTCACCGCGATACGCGCGATCCAGCGTCGCGGACCGACCCGGTGCGCCGCGAGATTGCTCGGCACTTCGAGCAATGCATAGCCGAGAAAGAAGATGCCCGAGCCGAATCCGTATGCGGCGGCGCTGATGCCGACATCGGCGGCAAGCTGAACTTTCGCGAGCGCCACGTTGGTACGGTCGAGAAAAGACATGAAGTAGATCGCGCACATCAATGGGATCAGCCTGAGCATCGCCTTGTGCGTGGCGATGCGATGCAGCTGTCCCATTCGATAGTCGATGGCAGTGGTGTCCATGACGTCGTCTCCAATATGGTTTGAGTCGTTTCTCTTGCCGCTCACGCGGCTATAGCGTGACCTTGTCGGCGCCCTTGAGTCCCAGCATCTTTCGCGCGTCGGCGGGCGTGGCGATCTCGAACGACAGCTCTTCGAGAATGCGCCGTATCTTGGCCACCTGCTGCGCGTTGGTCTGCGCCTTCACGCCTTTCGACAGATACACGCTGTCCTCGAGGCCCACGCGCACATTGCCGCCGAGAATCGCGCTCATGGTCACGAGCGGCATCTGATGCCGCCCTGCGCCGAGCACCGAGAAGTAATAGTTCTCGCGGCCAAAGAGCCGGTCTGCCGTCGAACGCATGACCACCATGTTCTCGGGGTCCGTGCCCAGGCCACCCAGAATGCCGAATACCGATTGGATGAAGAAAGGCGGTTTGACGAGGCCCTGATCGACGAAATGCGCGAGGTTGTACAGATGGCCCACGTCATAGCATTCGAACTCGAAGCGCGTGCCGTTTTCACCAAGCTCGAGAAGAATGTTGCGGATGTCCCTGAAGGTATTGCGGAAGATCATGTCCTCCATTCCTTCGACGTAATCCTTCTCCCAGTCGTGACGCCAAGTCGAAATCTTCGCCGCGACAGGATGAATCGAGAAATTCATCGAGCCCATGTTCAACGAGCACATCTCCGGCTTCGCGAGCCGCGGATACGCGAGGCGTTCCGCGAGCGTCATGCGTGTACTGCCGCCCGTCGTGATGTTGATGACGGCGTCCGTCGCTTCCGCGATCGCGGGCACGAATGCCTTGAAGATTTCGGGGCTCGGCGTAGGGCGTCCGTCGATGGGATCGCGCGCATGCAGGTGAATGATCGCGGCGCCTGCTTGCGCCGCTTCGATGGCCTGATCGCGGATTTGCGCGGGCGTGATGGGCAGGTGCTCGGACATCGACGGCACGTGAGTAGCACCCGTGATCGCGCATGAAATGATGACCTTGCGGCTTGTGTCGCTCATTGAGAATCCCTGTTCCGCGGCGTGCCGGCGCGCCGTCCGTGCATGACGAACGATGCCGTTCACGC includes:
- a CDS encoding SDR family oxidoreductase — translated: MNIIDLLKPAAGLRVFVSAGAAGIGAAIAEAFVQAQARVYICDVNAAAVDSVRSRLPDLHAGIADVSDRAQVDAVIDDARQKLGGLDVLVNNAGIAGPTGAVEDLDPAQWESTVATNLNSQFYFLRKAVPVLKETSECASIISMSSVAGRLGYPFRTPYASTKWAIVGMVKSLAAELGPSNIRVNAILPGVVEGERMNRVIAARADALGISFDAMRDEYLKKISLRRMVTVDDIAAMTLFLASPAGSNITGQAISVDGNVEYL
- a CDS encoding MFS transporter, which produces MDTTAIDYRMGQLHRIATHKAMLRLIPLMCAIYFMSFLDRTNVALAKVQLAADVGISAAAYGFGSGIFFLGYALLEVPSNLAAHRVGPRRWIARIAVTWGILSTAMMFVQGPSSFYALRVLLGIAEAGLFPALMYMVTLWFAPHDRPVVVGWIYIAPALALMLGNPLGGALMQMDGFGGLHGWQWMFMLEGIPSVIVGIVLFFAMPERPRDARWLSAEEREVLEKQAVIDMHGRAGYSSANWLAALRRPTTVLIGLIYFLNQVAFVGLYFFAPSIVHQMHVDAPLLVGLLAASVGLGFLLGVLVLPRIHRRIDNDCVFLGVLTAGLVVGACAYLAVTSPAARIGLLTVTAFFGGGVLPSYWAIAMKRLQGIQAAAGLAFINTIGLIGGFVGPYLFGMAETSTGRSDAGFTVIVVAAVLGLALVPLLARAIRGEAHAEATAGLTP
- a CDS encoding 3-keto-5-aminohexanoate cleavage protein codes for the protein MSDTSRKVIISCAITGATHVPSMSEHLPITPAQIRDQAIEAAQAGAAIIHLHARDPIDGRPTPSPEIFKAFVPAIAEATDAVINITTGGSTRMTLAERLAYPRLAKPEMCSLNMGSMNFSIHPVAAKISTWRHDWEKDYVEGMEDMIFRNTFRDIRNILLELGENGTRFEFECYDVGHLYNLAHFVDQGLVKPPFFIQSVFGILGGLGTDPENMVVMRSTADRLFGRENYYFSVLGAGRHQMPLVTMSAILGGNVRVGLEDSVYLSKGVKAQTNAQQVAKIRRILEELSFEIATPADARKMLGLKGADKVTL